One stretch of Chloroflexota bacterium DNA includes these proteins:
- a CDS encoding GNAT family N-acetyltransferase has translation MARNPLRGNRVFPVPLPPRCRWEWVRVGPLRRERVLVCPPEATGRPPTRALVIYFLHGAGHSPASFFTDLPTARLLPMAADACLVFVDGGKRWYLDSPVDPRSRGETAFLATLRTVEARHPVGGSRDRRTICGFSMGGFGAMYLAARHPDLFASASSILGPLDIEPLCPDYPGLRALLGDDCATWRKHNPAALAHALRDVRLLVTTGDAAWDRPLGKRFVEACRAQGILAQYRQRPGAHDVRFVAAQLEHHLAFHLNPGPAWRIRRAEPDDADALARNCLPASPPDDVARHLEWSLAESARGRRVHLVVDAGEAVASGELSITGDRAEIANLAVEASLQGRGLGTALIRALADEASARDIATLEIGVRSDDSRVRALYEREGFTAYRETTVSLNGQPTRVTYLRKRLPPRASHLGGE, from the coding sequence ATGGCGCGCAACCCACTGCGAGGCAATCGTGTATTCCCCGTGCCCCTCCCGCCGCGCTGCCGCTGGGAGTGGGTTCGCGTTGGGCCGCTGCGCCGCGAGCGCGTGCTGGTTTGCCCGCCCGAAGCCACGGGCCGCCCGCCCACGCGTGCTCTCGTCATCTACTTCCTGCACGGCGCGGGACATTCGCCGGCCTCTTTCTTCACTGACCTGCCCACGGCGCGTCTGCTGCCGATGGCGGCGGACGCCTGCCTGGTGTTCGTGGACGGGGGCAAACGCTGGTACCTGGACAGCCCGGTGGACCCGCGCAGCCGAGGCGAAACTGCGTTCCTGGCCACCCTGCGCACCGTGGAGGCCCGACACCCCGTAGGAGGCTCACGCGACCGCCGCACCATCTGCGGCTTCAGCATGGGCGGGTTCGGCGCCATGTACCTGGCCGCTCGCCATCCCGACCTGTTCGCCAGCGCGTCGTCCATCCTCGGCCCGCTGGACATTGAGCCGCTCTGCCCCGACTACCCTGGCCTGCGAGCGCTCCTCGGCGACGACTGCGCGACCTGGCGCAAGCACAACCCCGCTGCCCTGGCGCACGCCCTGCGCGACGTGCGCCTGCTGGTAACCACCGGCGACGCCGCCTGGGATCGGCCCCTGGGCAAACGGTTCGTGGAAGCCTGCCGCGCCCAGGGCATCCTGGCCCAATACCGACAGCGTCCAGGCGCGCACGACGTGCGGTTCGTGGCCGCGCAATTGGAACATCACCTGGCGTTCCACCTGAACCCTGGGCCTGCGTGGCGCATCCGCCGCGCCGAACCCGACGACGCCGACGCGCTTGCGCGCAATTGTTTGCCCGCATCGCCCCCCGACGATGTCGCTCGGCATCTGGAGTGGAGCCTGGCCGAGAGCGCGCGGGGCCGCAGGGTGCACCTGGTCGTGGACGCGGGCGAGGCCGTGGCCAGCGGGGAACTCAGCATCACGGGCGACCGCGCCGAAATCGCCAACTTGGCGGTGGAGGCATCGCTCCAGGGGCGGGGACTGGGCACGGCGCTCATCCGCGCCCTGGCCGACGAGGCTTCGGCGCGCGACATCGCAACGCTGGAAATCGGCGTGCGCTCCGACGACAGCCGCGTGCGCGCCCTGTACGAACGCGAGGGCTTCACCGCCTACCGCGAGACGACGGTCTCGCTGAACGGCCAACCCACGCGCGTAACCTACCTGCGCAAGCGCCTGCCCCCGCGCGCCTCGCACCTGGGAGGGGAATAG
- a CDS encoding prenyltransferase, which produces MPTFEEVHRYYKQRMDAIEPDSARAFYEIMVARFILLSASLPFTLGAVLAYFETGQFNWPVFIVSSVTVFLIVGAVNAGNTYFDYETDLNNWEFSAYSGGIRLLVENKITNRKRALYFAVGLLVAALPLGLSLRFLLHTGPWTIPLGVFGALAGWFYTGKPLMLVYHSMGELVIATCSGALTVIAGYYLQAGRFSPGLVPLSMALAFSILNVILANEFADRRTDAASGKRTWLVVLGPERASQLYRVNVVISLAAMATAWLWGIPIYAALIPLGFALPTAVDNFRKMARRGYEGDGINELTLNTFKVHFALELFATLCLLVGGLVRWL; this is translated from the coding sequence ATGCCGACCTTTGAGGAAGTTCACCGATACTACAAGCAACGCATGGATGCGATTGAGCCCGACAGCGCCAGGGCGTTCTACGAGATCATGGTGGCGCGGTTCATCTTGCTTTCGGCCTCGCTGCCGTTCACGTTGGGCGCGGTGCTGGCCTATTTTGAGACGGGTCAGTTCAACTGGCCGGTCTTCATCGTGTCATCGGTAACGGTCTTCCTGATCGTGGGGGCGGTGAACGCCGGCAACACGTACTTTGACTACGAGACGGATTTGAACAACTGGGAGTTCAGCGCCTATTCGGGTGGCATCCGCCTGCTGGTGGAGAACAAGATCACCAACCGCAAGCGGGCGCTGTACTTCGCGGTGGGGTTGCTGGTGGCCGCGCTTCCGCTGGGCCTGTCGCTTCGGTTCCTGCTGCACACCGGCCCGTGGACGATCCCACTGGGGGTGTTCGGCGCGCTGGCGGGCTGGTTCTACACGGGCAAGCCTCTGATGCTGGTGTACCATAGCATGGGGGAACTGGTCATCGCCACCTGCTCGGGCGCGCTGACGGTGATCGCGGGGTACTATCTGCAAGCGGGGCGATTCTCCCCTGGCCTGGTGCCGTTGAGCATGGCCCTGGCATTCTCCATCCTCAACGTCATCTTGGCCAACGAGTTTGCCGACAGGCGGACGGACGCGGCATCGGGCAAGCGGACGTGGCTGGTGGTGTTGGGGCCGGAAAGGGCGTCGCAGTTGTACCGCGTGAACGTCGTGATTTCGCTGGCGGCGATGGCGACGGCATGGCTGTGGGGGATACCGATATATGCGGCACTGATTCCACTGGGGTTCGCGCTCCCGACGGCGGTGGACAATTTCCGCAAGATGGCGCGGCGCGGGTACGAAGGCGATGGCATCAACGAGTTGACGCTCAACACGTTCAAGGTGCATTTCGCGCTGGAACTTTTCGCAACGTTGTGCCTGCTCGTGGGCGGGCTGGTGAGATGGCTGTAG
- a CDS encoding hydrogenase iron-sulfur subunit → MPGEELRIGVFVCDCGTNIARSVDTEQVRAFAAGLHNVVVAARNKYTCSDPGQQEIKRLVVEHNLNRVVVASCSPRLHEPTFRACVQAVGLNPYLLEMANIREHCSWVHFREPDLATEKAKDIVKAAVARARWLYPQDEERIPVTDAALVIGGGVAGIQAALDLADAGHQVYLVEKKPSIGGIMAQLDKTYPTMDCSIUILGPKMMDVGRHPKIKLLAYSEIEDVSGYVGNFKVKVRKKARYVREDECTACGDCAKVCPVVVPNEFEAGLSTRRAIYIPFPQAVPSAYVINIQECLGDVPIACGKCIEKCEKKCIDFDMRDEILTLNVGAIIVATGMEPYDPTELDEYGYTRYEDVITSMEFERLISAGGPTEGHLVRPSDRKHPRRIAFIQCVGSRSDKKGNPYCSNICCMNTVKDTLLLKDHYPDVELTVYYMDIRAFGKGFEDLYKRSKATGVRYIRGLPGEVARDPATGTLRVVVENTTANRIEEHEHDLIVLSIGAVPSGDTELVRQLLTLSRTSDGFLMESHPKLKPVDTPTKGVYLAGCVESPKDIKDSVTQASAAAARAQVLLNKSNVAVEAITAVVDPDKCKFCGVCARVCPYGAITVDVKAKTPACVITAACAGCGTCAAECKFNAIQMRHFSDQAIYAMIDAILEERPENKIVTFACNWCSYAGADTAGTGRMTYPPNARVIRTMCSGRVDEDFVLYAFRKGAPVVLVSGCHYADCHYINANRNTVRRVDRLWDKLEKLGIRPERLQLEWVSAAEGQKWAKTMREMEELRASVTPEEIRYTMEVLKG, encoded by the coding sequence ATGCCAGGAGAGGAATTGCGTATCGGGGTCTTCGTGTGCGACTGCGGCACGAACATCGCGAGGAGCGTGGACACGGAGCAGGTGCGGGCGTTTGCCGCGGGGCTTCACAATGTGGTGGTGGCGGCGCGCAACAAGTACACGTGCTCCGATCCCGGCCAGCAGGAAATCAAGCGGCTGGTGGTGGAGCACAACCTGAACCGCGTGGTGGTGGCGTCGTGCTCGCCCCGCCTGCACGAGCCCACGTTCCGCGCCTGCGTCCAGGCGGTGGGCCTGAACCCGTACCTGCTGGAGATGGCGAACATCCGCGAGCACTGCTCGTGGGTGCACTTCCGCGAGCCGGATCTGGCCACCGAGAAGGCGAAGGACATCGTGAAGGCAGCCGTGGCGCGGGCGCGCTGGCTCTACCCCCAGGACGAGGAGCGCATCCCCGTAACCGACGCGGCCCTGGTCATCGGCGGGGGCGTGGCGGGGATTCAGGCGGCGCTGGATTTGGCCGACGCGGGACATCAGGTCTATCTTGTGGAGAAGAAGCCGTCCATCGGTGGGATCATGGCGCAGTTGGACAAGACCTATCCCACCATGGACTGTTCCATATGAATTCTCGGGCCGAAGATGATGGATGTCGGTCGACATCCCAAGATCAAACTGCTGGCCTACAGCGAGATTGAGGACGTTTCGGGGTACGTTGGCAACTTCAAGGTGAAGGTGCGGAAGAAGGCGCGGTACGTGCGCGAGGACGAGTGCACGGCCTGCGGCGACTGCGCGAAAGTCTGCCCTGTGGTCGTGCCGAACGAGTTTGAGGCGGGGCTGTCCACGCGCCGCGCCATCTACATCCCGTTTCCCCAGGCGGTGCCCTCGGCGTATGTCATCAACATCCAGGAGTGCCTGGGCGATGTGCCCATCGCTTGCGGCAAGTGCATTGAGAAGTGCGAGAAGAAGTGCATTGACTTTGACATGCGCGACGAAATCCTCACCCTCAACGTGGGCGCGATTATCGTTGCGACGGGCATGGAGCCTTACGATCCGACCGAACTGGACGAGTACGGCTACACGCGGTACGAAGACGTGATCACGAGCATGGAGTTTGAGCGGCTCATCTCGGCGGGGGGACCGACGGAGGGCCACCTGGTGCGGCCGAGCGACCGCAAGCATCCCCGGCGCATCGCGTTCATCCAGTGCGTGGGTTCGCGCTCGGATAAGAAGGGCAACCCGTACTGCTCCAACATTTGCTGCATGAACACCGTCAAGGACACGCTGCTGCTGAAGGATCATTATCCCGACGTGGAGTTGACGGTGTACTACATGGACATTCGGGCTTTCGGCAAGGGGTTTGAGGATTTGTACAAGCGGAGCAAGGCTACGGGCGTGCGCTACATCCGCGGGCTGCCGGGCGAGGTAGCCCGCGACCCTGCGACCGGAACGCTGCGGGTGGTGGTGGAGAACACGACGGCGAACCGCATTGAGGAGCACGAGCACGACCTGATTGTGCTGTCCATCGGCGCGGTGCCCAGCGGCGACACCGAACTGGTGCGGCAGTTGCTGACCCTGTCGCGGACGAGCGACGGGTTCCTGATGGAGTCGCACCCGAAGTTGAAGCCGGTGGATACGCCGACGAAGGGCGTGTACCTGGCTGGGTGCGTGGAGTCGCCCAAGGACATCAAGGACAGCGTAACCCAGGCGAGCGCGGCGGCGGCGCGGGCGCAGGTGCTGCTGAACAAGAGCAACGTTGCCGTGGAGGCCATCACGGCGGTGGTGGATCCCGACAAGTGCAAGTTCTGCGGCGTGTGCGCCCGGGTGTGTCCCTACGGCGCGATCACCGTGGACGTGAAGGCGAAGACGCCGGCGTGCGTCATTACGGCGGCCTGCGCGGGGTGCGGCACGTGCGCGGCCGAGTGCAAGTTCAACGCGATTCAGATGCGCCACTTCTCGGATCAGGCCATCTACGCGATGATAGACGCCATCCTGGAGGAGCGGCCGGAGAACAAGATCGTAACGTTTGCGTGCAACTGGTGCTCGTATGCGGGCGCCGACACCGCCGGCACCGGCCGCATGACTTACCCGCCGAACGCGCGCGTCATCCGCACCATGTGCAGCGGGCGGGTGGACGAGGACTTCGTGCTGTACGCGTTCCGCAAGGGCGCGCCGGTGGTGCTGGTGTCGGGCTGCCACTACGCCGACTGCCATTATATCAATGCCAACCGCAATACGGTGCGGCGGGTGGATCGGCTGTGGGACAAACTGGAGAAGCTGGGGATTCGTCCGGAGCGGCTGCAGTTGGAGTGGGTGAGCGCGGCAGAAGGGCAGAAGTGGGCCAAGACGATGCGCGAGATGGAGGAATTGCGCGCGTCGGTTACGCCGGAGGAGATTCGGTACACGATGGAGGTCTTGAAGGGGTAA
- a CDS encoding hydrogenase iron-sulfur subunit yields the protein MAEMDTCPRVVVFACNWEGYRGLEELGRARLGVGVQVRVVRLPCLARLHPGLILKAFQAGAEGVLALGCSPDRCHFGVGGEHAQALTRQASELLHLLGIAPTRLAVDSVPEGSATACAERIASFARGLTDGRRA from the coding sequence ATGGCGGAAATGGACACCTGCCCGCGAGTCGTCGTGTTTGCGTGCAACTGGGAAGGGTATCGCGGGCTGGAGGAACTGGGCCGGGCGCGGCTTGGGGTGGGAGTCCAGGTGCGCGTCGTGCGGCTTCCGTGCCTGGCGCGATTGCACCCGGGGCTGATCCTCAAGGCGTTCCAGGCGGGCGCGGAAGGGGTTCTGGCCTTGGGCTGCTCGCCCGACCGCTGCCATTTCGGCGTGGGCGGGGAACATGCCCAGGCCCTCACGCGGCAGGCGTCGGAACTGCTGCACCTGCTCGGCATCGCGCCGACGCGCCTGGCGGTGGATTCGGTTCCGGAGGGGAGCGCGACCGCTTGCGCCGAACGGATAGCATCCTTCGCGCGCGGGCTTACGGACGGTCGGAGGGCGTAG
- a CDS encoding 50S ribosomal protein L25 produces the protein MDQLVLEAEPRTIKGKHVNQLRRQGLVPAVVYGKATAPIPVQVPRRPLEMVLSKAGESTLISLRVAHRAEPLTVLVRDQQRDALTQVITHVDFYAVVMTETIRVRIPLVLEGEPPVLQKFQGVLLQQKEEVEVECLPKDLVPHIAVDVSALQTFDDAIYVKDLVLPPGIEVLDEPDELVAMVSPVAEEVLEAEEAPVEPGEVEVVKKGKKEEEEEEEEAEE, from the coding sequence ATGGATCAACTTGTATTGGAAGCAGAACCCCGGACCATCAAGGGGAAGCATGTAAACCAGTTGCGCCGCCAGGGGCTGGTGCCGGCGGTCGTGTACGGCAAGGCCACCGCGCCTATTCCCGTCCAGGTGCCGCGGCGTCCGCTGGAAATGGTACTGAGCAAGGCGGGCGAGTCCACGCTGATCTCGCTGCGCGTGGCCCATCGCGCCGAGCCGCTCACGGTGCTGGTGCGCGATCAGCAGCGCGATGCCCTGACGCAAGTCATCACGCACGTGGATTTCTACGCCGTCGTCATGACGGAAACCATCCGCGTCCGCATCCCGCTGGTTCTGGAAGGCGAGCCGCCCGTGCTCCAGAAGTTCCAGGGAGTCCTCCTCCAGCAGAAGGAAGAGGTGGAGGTGGAGTGCTTGCCCAAGGACCTGGTGCCGCACATCGCGGTGGACGTGAGCGCGCTCCAGACGTTTGATGACGCCATCTACGTCAAGGACCTGGTGCTGCCCCCGGGGATTGAGGTGCTGGACGAGCCGGATGAACTGGTAGCGATGGTCAGCCCGGTGGCCGAGGAAGTGCTGGAGGCTGAAGAGGCTCCGGTGGAACCCGGCGAGGTAGAGGTCGTCAAGAAGGGCAAGAAGGAAGAGGAAGAGGAAGAGGAAGAGGCCGAGGAATAA
- a CDS encoding argininosuccinate synthase: MKRQQFKKVVLAYSGGLDTSCIVPWLKENYGCEVITFTADLGQGAGELAGLEQKALASGAKKAYIVDLREEFLMEYAFRTMRAGAIYERLYLLGTSFARPVTAKHLVKIAEQEGADAVAHGCTGKGNDQVRFELSVKALNPHLKVIAPWREWEIRSREDALAYARAHNVPVAVTEKSIYSRDRNLWHISHEGGVLEDPWAEPEESMFMLTVAPEAAPDTPQYLTLKFEHGYPVALDGEAMGPVQILERLNDVGGAHGVGRVDLVENRLVGMKSRGVYETPGGTILYAAHQGLEQICLDRETLHYKELVGHRYAELVYYGQWFTPLREALDAFVDKTQERVTGSVRVKLYKGSCTVVGRKSPFSLYREDFATFGKDDVYDQSDAQGFINLFGLPMKVKALLDMENGWASGLERPDYSRFKRD; the protein is encoded by the coding sequence ATGAAACGGCAGCAGTTCAAGAAGGTGGTTTTGGCGTATTCGGGAGGGCTGGACACGTCGTGCATCGTGCCCTGGCTCAAGGAGAACTACGGCTGCGAGGTGATTACGTTCACCGCGGACCTGGGCCAGGGGGCAGGCGAATTGGCCGGCCTGGAGCAGAAGGCGCTGGCCAGCGGGGCGAAGAAGGCGTACATCGTGGACCTGCGCGAGGAGTTCCTGATGGAGTACGCTTTTCGCACCATGAGGGCCGGCGCCATCTACGAGCGGCTGTACCTGCTGGGGACCTCGTTCGCGCGCCCCGTTACCGCCAAGCATCTGGTGAAGATCGCCGAGCAGGAAGGCGCCGATGCCGTGGCCCACGGGTGCACGGGCAAGGGCAACGACCAGGTGCGGTTTGAACTGTCGGTCAAGGCGCTGAACCCGCACCTGAAGGTCATTGCGCCGTGGCGCGAGTGGGAGATTCGGTCGCGCGAGGACGCCCTGGCCTACGCCCGCGCCCACAATGTCCCCGTGGCCGTTACCGAGAAGTCCATCTACAGCCGCGACCGCAACCTGTGGCACATCAGCCACGAGGGCGGCGTGCTGGAAGATCCCTGGGCCGAACCCGAAGAGTCCATGTTTATGCTCACCGTCGCGCCCGAGGCGGCCCCAGACACGCCACAGTATCTCACGCTGAAGTTTGAGCACGGGTATCCGGTGGCGCTGGACGGCGAGGCGATGGGGCCGGTGCAGATTCTGGAGCGGCTCAACGACGTCGGCGGCGCTCACGGCGTGGGGCGGGTGGACCTGGTGGAGAACCGCCTGGTCGGGATGAAGTCGCGGGGCGTGTACGAGACGCCAGGCGGCACCATCCTCTACGCGGCTCATCAGGGACTGGAGCAGATTTGCCTGGATCGCGAGACGCTGCATTACAAGGAACTGGTCGGGCATCGCTACGCCGAACTGGTGTACTACGGCCAGTGGTTCACCCCGCTGCGCGAAGCCCTGGACGCTTTCGTGGACAAGACCCAGGAGCGCGTTACGGGCAGCGTGCGCGTCAAACTGTACAAGGGATCGTGCACGGTGGTGGGGCGCAAGTCGCCATTCAGCCTGTACCGCGAGGATTTCGCCACCTTCGGCAAGGACGACGTGTACGACCAGAGCGACGCGCAGGGGTTCATCAACCTGTTCGGCCTGCCGATGAAGGTGAAGGCGCTGCTGGATATGGAAAACGGCTGGGCGAGCGGCCTGGAGCGCCCCGACTACAGCCGCTTCAAGCGGGACTAG
- a CDS encoding (Fe-S)-binding protein, which produces MDALETALRENRAYLCLSCGKCTAVCPVARKDAGFSPRRTVERAVNDDPASWLGGEDLWKCLTCLRCSALCPGDVRFSEFARDLRALAREHGSTGACTHGDAIFTWMRLMQDPNLRQNRLGWITDDLQVSEDGDTLYFVGCLPHYDAMFRGQGFEGVAIAQNTVHLLNRVGIAPRVLPDERCCGHDLLWAGDVEGFRALAHLNATLFAQAGIRRIVTSCAECYRTLKMDYPSACGLKVEVLHISQVLAQSLAAGSLALRRSALRVAFHDPCRLGRHGGEYDAPRTLLAAAAELREMEHERERALCCGTSVWTQCGQVAKAIQDERIGEALAADAEVMVTACPKCQIHFTCAMSGAGEASGPRVAVRDLTGVLADALVGE; this is translated from the coding sequence ATGGACGCACTGGAGACAGCACTCCGAGAGAATCGCGCCTACCTGTGCCTGAGTTGCGGCAAATGTACGGCCGTGTGCCCGGTGGCCCGCAAGGACGCCGGCTTTTCGCCGCGCCGCACGGTGGAGCGCGCCGTGAATGACGACCCGGCCAGCTGGCTGGGCGGCGAGGATCTCTGGAAGTGCCTGACATGTCTGCGGTGCAGCGCGCTGTGCCCGGGCGACGTGCGGTTCTCCGAGTTCGCCCGCGACCTGCGCGCGCTGGCCCGGGAGCACGGGAGTACGGGGGCCTGCACGCACGGCGACGCGATTTTCACGTGGATGCGCCTGATGCAGGATCCAAACCTGCGTCAGAATCGCCTGGGCTGGATCACGGACGATTTGCAGGTGTCCGAGGATGGCGACACGCTGTACTTCGTGGGTTGCTTGCCGCACTACGACGCGATGTTCCGAGGCCAGGGGTTTGAGGGCGTCGCGATTGCGCAGAACACCGTTCACTTGCTCAACCGCGTCGGCATCGCGCCTCGCGTGCTGCCCGACGAGCGATGCTGCGGGCACGATTTGCTGTGGGCCGGCGACGTGGAGGGGTTCCGCGCTCTGGCTCACCTCAACGCAACGCTCTTTGCGCAGGCGGGGATTCGGCGCATCGTTACGTCCTGCGCCGAGTGCTACCGTACCTTGAAGATGGACTACCCATCGGCGTGCGGCCTCAAGGTGGAGGTGCTGCACATCTCCCAGGTGCTCGCCCAGTCCCTTGCCGCGGGGTCGCTGGCGCTGCGCAGGAGCGCGCTGCGAGTTGCGTTTCATGACCCCTGCCGTCTGGGGCGGCACGGGGGCGAATACGACGCGCCGCGCACGCTCCTGGCGGCGGCTGCCGAGTTGCGCGAGATGGAGCACGAGCGAGAACGGGCGCTGTGCTGCGGCACCAGCGTGTGGACGCAGTGCGGGCAGGTGGCGAAGGCCATCCAGGACGAGCGCATCGGCGAGGCCCTGGCCGCCGATGCCGAGGTCATGGTTACGGCCTGCCCGAAGTGCCAGATTCACTTCACGTGCGCCATGAGCGGCGCGGGCGAGGCGTCGGGGCCGCGTGTGGCCGTCCGCGATTTGACCGGCGTGCTGGCCGATGCGCTCGTGGGAGAGTAA
- a CDS encoding DMT family transporter — protein sequence MSESRKGLLYVALGTLMFSTSPVLIRWAAPLSPYVITWARLAIAALTVATLALASRQRVRLVRGDIPRFLLFGGITAAHFFCYIASLSYTTIAHSLTLTYTAPIFVTLFSALFLRESIARWKYLGVIVAVAGVAILAGFEPQFSRAMLIGDALALGSAIAFGFYSVAGRSQRDRYPLFTYALTTYGAAALWLTPVAVPLAGTGWGWPQALSVLALGIFPLGLGHTLYNAALRRTHATYVNLVATQEVTGGILLGWLLLGEAPTWNAALGAAITLLGVALVIIQGPRR from the coding sequence ATGTCCGAGAGCCGAAAGGGACTGCTGTACGTGGCGTTGGGCACGCTGATGTTTTCCACGTCGCCCGTGCTCATCCGCTGGGCAGCGCCCCTGTCGCCCTATGTCATCACCTGGGCGCGGCTGGCCATCGCCGCGCTCACCGTCGCCACGCTGGCCCTGGCGTCGCGGCAGCGCGTGCGGCTGGTGCGCGGCGACATCCCGCGGTTCCTGCTCTTCGGCGGCATCACCGCCGCGCACTTCTTCTGCTACATCGCATCCCTGAGTTACACGACCATCGCCCACTCCCTCACCCTCACCTACACCGCGCCGATCTTCGTAACCTTGTTCTCGGCGCTGTTCCTGCGTGAGTCCATCGCCCGCTGGAAGTACCTGGGCGTGATCGTGGCCGTGGCGGGCGTTGCGATCCTGGCAGGTTTTGAACCGCAGTTCAGCCGCGCCATGCTCATCGGCGATGCCCTGGCCCTCGGCTCGGCCATCGCCTTCGGGTTCTACTCCGTGGCGGGCCGCTCCCAGCGCGACCGGTATCCGCTATTCACCTACGCCCTGACCACCTACGGCGCGGCCGCGCTATGGCTGACGCCTGTGGCGGTGCCCCTGGCGGGCACGGGCTGGGGGTGGCCGCAGGCCCTGTCGGTGCTGGCGCTGGGCATATTCCCGCTCGGCCTGGGCCACACCCTGTACAACGCGGCCCTGCGCAGAACCCATGCAACGTACGTCAATCTCGTCGCAACCCAAGAGGTTACCGGCGGCATCCTGCTGGGCTGGCTTCTGCTGGGCGAAGCCCCAACGTGGAACGCGGCGCTCGGCGCGGCCATCACGCTCCTGGGCGTTGCCCTCGTGATCATCCAGGGGCCGCGGAGATGA
- a CDS encoding amidohydrolase family protein, producing MGSAYAEFAEDRKGSIEPGKFADLVVWSHDLYSVTDPEELEDLTALMTIVGGKIVAHSKDHVVYMPSVQVGQ from the coding sequence ATGGGGTCAGCCTATGCCGAGTTCGCGGAGGATCGCAAGGGATCCATTGAGCCTGGCAAATTCGCAGACCTCGTTGTGTGGAGCCACGATCTGTACTCCGTTACCGACCCCGAAGAACTGGAAGACCTCACGGCGCTCATGACCATCGTTGGTGGGAAAATCGTGGCGCACAGCAAAGATCACGTCGTCTACATGCCGTCGGTGCAAGTGGGACAATAG
- a CDS encoding radical SAM protein, protein MSVQIRQLGYYAGYFVRTRVLGRRAPLVGGINITSYCNLACVHCPYVGSDVPREHLTRAQLEQMMQSFLDRGVRILFLQGGEPTLWHDGDYRFNDLVRDTKKRFYKVACVTNAILPIDNPCDLVWVSVDGSPEVHDQVRGAGSYEKMVRNVAESRNPNMYANITLSKINVHDLEANVRNIVEAMPRIKGISVNFQIPYPGVEAHTLDYPQRAAAVERIVALKRQGFPILNSETSFRLMLKPGWNKTHWLIHLAHPNGMVVEGCGARLVDPRICEHCGYGVMAEVQAIYNGSLSAILDAFRLFRIVA, encoded by the coding sequence GTGAGCGTTCAAATCAGGCAACTGGGCTACTATGCGGGTTACTTCGTCCGCACGCGCGTTCTGGGCAGAAGAGCCCCGCTGGTAGGCGGAATCAACATCACATCGTACTGCAACCTGGCCTGCGTGCATTGCCCGTATGTGGGTTCGGATGTCCCGCGCGAACACCTGACGCGGGCGCAGTTGGAGCAGATGATGCAGTCGTTTCTGGATCGGGGCGTGCGCATCCTGTTCCTGCAGGGCGGCGAGCCGACCCTGTGGCACGATGGCGACTACCGATTCAACGATCTCGTGCGGGATACCAAGAAGCGGTTCTACAAGGTGGCCTGCGTAACGAATGCCATCCTGCCGATTGACAACCCATGCGACCTGGTGTGGGTGAGCGTGGACGGCTCGCCGGAAGTGCACGACCAGGTGAGGGGCGCGGGCAGTTATGAGAAAATGGTGCGGAACGTGGCCGAGAGCCGCAACCCGAACATGTACGCAAACATCACGCTGTCCAAGATCAACGTACACGACCTGGAAGCCAACGTGCGCAACATCGTGGAGGCGATGCCGAGGATCAAGGGCATCTCGGTCAACTTCCAGATTCCCTATCCGGGCGTGGAGGCGCACACGCTGGACTATCCGCAGCGGGCGGCTGCCGTGGAGCGGATCGTGGCGCTGAAGCGCCAGGGCTTCCCGATACTCAATTCCGAAACGTCCTTCCGCCTGATGCTCAAGCCCGGGTGGAATAAGACCCACTGGCTGATTCACCTGGCGCACCCCAACGGGATGGTGGTGGAAGGGTGCGGGGCGAGGTTGGTGGATCCGCGCATCTGCGAGCACTGCGGCTACGGGGTGATGGCGGAAGTGCAGGCGATCTACAACGGCTCGCTATCCGCCATTCTGGACGCCTTTCGCCTGTTCCGCATCGTTGCTTGA